One stretch of Spirochaetota bacterium DNA includes these proteins:
- a CDS encoding patatin-like phospholipase family protein gives MKLSKTIFSQEEKLLIDNIAKIKKDKILRNYFPYFVYVLSGGAAKGFSHFGILKSLEMFGICPKIVVGSSSGAIVGALYSYYQDSETAFIHLLNFIRSKEYKLFSKKYFISKNSSKFYKLSSFIKRSFLFTKAILKSYFIDFDEVYSLYKILFNNIKYEDLKIRFYSCATDFIKGKPKLFGEGDLPLNVLASSAIPGIFPLVQVEDSYYVDGFVSGNLPLLPLKNKLQLDEKKYYFIVSDLSSPLLLKDYQKIDSFFDIILRTLDISIQNKSFVDRTYADFVFNPIHKDYDWDEFENYADFVKLGFESFKKSLYYFYKSVIYKIEEKLKDIKNPIEKYYSFLRLKKLTKL, from the coding sequence ATGAAGCTTTCAAAAACAATTTTTTCTCAAGAAGAAAAACTTCTTATTGATAATATAGCCAAAATAAAAAAAGATAAAATATTGAGAAATTATTTCCCATATTTTGTTTATGTATTGTCCGGAGGAGCTGCTAAAGGATTTTCTCATTTTGGAATATTAAAAAGTCTTGAGATGTTTGGCATATGTCCTAAAATAGTAGTTGGTAGTTCATCAGGAGCAATTGTAGGAGCTCTTTATAGTTATTATCAAGATTCTGAAACAGCTTTTATTCATCTTTTAAATTTTATTCGGTCTAAAGAGTATAAATTGTTTTCTAAAAAGTATTTTATTTCAAAAAATAGTTCCAAATTTTATAAACTTTCTTCTTTTATAAAAAGAAGTTTCCTATTTACTAAAGCTATTTTAAAAAGTTATTTTATTGATTTTGATGAGGTATATTCTCTTTATAAAATTTTATTTAATAATATAAAATATGAAGACTTAAAAATAAGATTTTACTCATGTGCAACAGATTTTATTAAAGGTAAACCTAAATTATTTGGGGAGGGAGATTTACCTCTAAATGTTTTGGCTTCTTCAGCAATTCCAGGGATATTTCCTTTAGTTCAAGTTGAAGACTCTTATTATGTAGATGGTTTTGTTTCTGGAAATTTGCCACTATTGCCTTTGAAAAATAAACTTCAATTGGATGAGAAAAAATACTATTTTATTGTTTCAGATTTATCTTCACCTCTTTTATTAAAAGATTATCAGAAAATAGATTCTTTTTTTGATATAATTTTGAGAACTCTTGATATTTCTATTCAAAATAAATCTTTTGTAGATAGAACATATGCTGATTTTGTTTTTAATCCAATACATAAAGACTATGATTGGGATGAATTTGAAAATTATGCGGATTTTGTAAAACTTGGTTTTGAATCTTTCAAAAAATCTCTATATTATTTTTATAAATCTGTTATATATAAAATTGAAGAAAAACTAAAAGATATTAAAAATCCGATTGAAAAATATTATTCATTTTTAAGATTAAAAAAATTAACAAAGTTATAA
- a CDS encoding RNA-binding transcriptional accessory protein codes for MVENKNEKKKLKIRIKKENALNNSSQFIEENNNNIDEYKKNENSNLILETFDQKVEKKEYPLEEPAYDKIISQELNLKQYQVKNTINLLNNDNTIPFIARYRKEMTGSLDEVIIREIDHKYKYLKSLYQRKKEVLSSILTQGKLNSELEKKILDADKISVVEELYLPFKPKKKTKGMLAKELGLEPLAIKIKKESDPFIYANEFIDPEKGIKSAEDAIKFASYIIMEEFSNYFEVRNTLKNLIFNQGEFNIKKKTPEEIDEFDMYKDYKEPVKTIKNHRILAINRGEKKDKLIVKIVINDDAAFEECYNIYKIKEECIENKYLRQACLDGYKKSLFSSIENLVRNELTERAEKEAIDVFSKNLENLLMTPPLKNRKILAIDPGIRTGSKIAILNSYGDFVDKSIIYQENENESISKIVELVEQYNIELIAIGNGTASREVESIVAKAIKENNLNCKYIIVAETGASVYSASDIAREEFPDLDVTIRGAISIGRRVLDPLSEFVKIDPKSLGVGQYQHDVNQKILSEKLDEVVEMCVNKVGVLLNTASISLLKYVSGISSNIAKAIVEWRKKNGPFKSREDLLKVPGFGIKTFEQAAGFLRIPESNNFLDNSWVHPESYQIALEILKLQKENVELTLPIKEEIAKKYGKGIETINDIIEDLKKPGRDPREDIIPPILKEDITKIEDLKVGMKLKGTVRNVTKFGAFVDIGLKNDALVHISQICDKFVDDPLSKVHVGQIVDVIVIDIDKERGRVSLSMKDLEFKEKSSNFEVIKKKENRDIGNKKIDNKEKNILDKKSDSTKVTLGDLFKNIKIEK; via the coding sequence ATGGTTGAAAATAAAAATGAAAAGAAAAAATTAAAAATTAGGATTAAAAAAGAAAATGCCTTAAATAATTCATCTCAATTTATAGAAGAAAATAATAACAATATTGATGAATACAAGAAAAATGAGAATTCGAATTTAATATTAGAAACATTTGATCAGAAAGTAGAAAAAAAAGAATATCCGTTAGAGGAGCCAGCTTATGATAAAATAATAAGTCAAGAATTAAATTTAAAACAATATCAAGTAAAAAATACCATAAATTTATTAAATAATGATAACACAATACCATTTATAGCTAGGTATAGGAAAGAGATGACAGGATCACTTGATGAAGTAATAATAAGGGAAATTGATCATAAATATAAATACTTAAAGTCTTTATATCAAAGAAAAAAAGAGGTTTTATCTTCTATCTTAACTCAAGGAAAATTAAATAGTGAACTTGAAAAAAAAATACTTGATGCTGATAAAATTTCAGTTGTTGAAGAGTTATATCTTCCTTTTAAACCAAAGAAAAAAACAAAAGGTATGTTAGCTAAAGAACTTGGACTTGAACCATTAGCAATAAAGATAAAAAAGGAATCAGATCCTTTTATTTATGCTAATGAATTTATTGATCCAGAAAAAGGTATAAAAAGTGCAGAGGATGCAATTAAATTTGCATCTTATATAATTATGGAGGAGTTTTCAAATTATTTTGAAGTTAGAAATACTCTTAAGAACTTAATTTTTAACCAGGGTGAATTTAATATAAAGAAAAAAACCCCTGAAGAAATTGATGAATTTGATATGTATAAAGATTATAAAGAACCAGTAAAAACGATAAAAAATCATAGAATTCTTGCAATAAATAGAGGGGAGAAAAAAGATAAATTAATTGTTAAGATTGTGATTAATGATGATGCAGCTTTCGAGGAGTGTTATAATATTTATAAAATAAAAGAGGAATGTATTGAAAATAAATATTTGAGGCAAGCATGTCTTGATGGATATAAAAAATCTTTATTTTCTTCTATTGAAAATCTTGTTAGAAATGAATTGACAGAAAGGGCAGAAAAAGAAGCAATAGATGTTTTTTCTAAAAATCTTGAAAATCTTTTAATGACACCACCATTAAAAAATAGGAAAATTCTCGCAATCGACCCTGGAATAAGGACTGGTTCAAAAATTGCTATTTTAAATTCTTATGGTGATTTTGTTGATAAAAGTATAATTTATCAAGAAAATGAAAATGAATCTATAAGTAAAATAGTTGAATTAGTTGAGCAATATAATATAGAACTAATTGCAATTGGTAATGGAACAGCTTCAAGAGAAGTTGAATCAATAGTTGCAAAAGCTATTAAAGAAAATAATCTTAATTGCAAATATATAATAGTTGCAGAAACAGGAGCTTCTGTATACTCTGCTTCTGATATTGCAAGAGAAGAATTTCCAGATTTAGATGTAACCATAAGGGGAGCAATTTCTATAGGAAGAAGAGTTTTGGATCCCTTATCAGAATTTGTAAAGATAGATCCTAAATCTTTAGGTGTTGGCCAATATCAGCACGATGTTAATCAAAAAATTTTATCAGAAAAACTTGATGAAGTAGTAGAGATGTGTGTAAATAAGGTTGGGGTTTTATTAAATACAGCTTCAATTTCCCTTCTTAAATATGTTTCTGGTATTTCTTCTAACATAGCAAAAGCTATAGTTGAATGGAGAAAGAAGAATGGTCCTTTTAAATCAAGAGAAGATTTATTAAAGGTACCAGGTTTTGGAATAAAAACTTTTGAACAAGCAGCAGGTTTTTTAAGAATTCCTGAATCGAATAATTTTCTTGATAATTCATGGGTACATCCAGAATCTTATCAAATAGCTCTTGAAATATTAAAGCTTCAAAAAGAAAATGTTGAGTTAACTTTACCAATAAAAGAAGAAATAGCAAAAAAATATGGAAAAGGTATAGAAACAATAAATGATATTATTGAAGATTTGAAAAAACCTGGAAGAGATCCTAGGGAAGATATAATCCCTCCTATTTTAAAAGAGGATATAACAAAAATAGAAGATCTTAAAGTGGGGATGAAATTAAAAGGAACAGTTAGAAATGTAACAAAGTTTGGAGCTTTTGTTGATATAGGGCTTAAAAATGATGCACTAGTTCATATATCCCAGATATGTGACAAATTTGTAGATGATCCTTTATCTAAAGTACATGTTGGCCAAATTGTTGATGTTATAGTTATTGATATTGACAAAGAAAGAGGAAGGGTTTCACTTAGCATGAAGGATTTAGAATTCAAAGAGAAAAGTTCTAACTTTGAAGTAATTAAAAAAAAGGAAAATAGGGATATTGGAAATAAAAAAATTGACAATAAAGAAAAAAATATTTTAGATAAGAAAAGTGATTCAACAAAGGTTACTCTTGGGGACTTGTTTAAAAATATAAAAATTGAAAAGTAA
- a CDS encoding tetratricopeptide repeat protein, producing the protein MKIIKLKKHPYFYFVLNLFLSIFIFTLLILMVKTNFIFAQEELPFNEDNNFYDISEAELVAKASEYVDKGNISEGLKLLLEGFKKFRKSRVIPKKLGEIFYSQELYPLALKYFKIANKRGDKSHYLLSMIADTYAYMNEDKKAIEWFEKSFAQYLYQPYNFYSYIWILLKLELFDLAKQKIDQHYNYFSGFSYLDSALAVLYANLGEYEKSKYYYKKVLNFPGSYQGTIYYNWGILEYTFYNYNEAYSLFMKTYTNSDMPEAFLALGEIYYANLNFDLANSLFIGGLEKLQAPLILYNLFELNRLRGFHEKALEYGKKIINYNNESWIYKYNLNKNEHLANHYEFLYEYATFKIKYEKKFFTFNFLSKLKNTLNIIFSHIQKKYFDIMKKYYNIKVLKKYNFDYAFIEYYKRLIKIYDWNKYFYLKFLEKLDQYYKKYYGNKTGTIPYLYLEYAKKFNDFKIFKKYEKIFLENYDKNYERNLYLNYLLFKVDISYKNKDYVNYFNSILEILKINPDSIKNINVPIVGKVQFFNLSKKEIKIFKSYLRKKNFLIFEKLNYSKYMKNIDINIIFIINIEKIDDNNYLIYLINPFESYKLKINYKNISKDNIDIIKIFNPYYE; encoded by the coding sequence ATGAAAATTATTAAATTAAAAAAACATCCTTATTTTTATTTTGTTTTAAACCTATTTTTATCTATTTTTATTTTTACTTTACTTATACTAATGGTTAAAACAAATTTTATTTTTGCTCAAGAAGAACTCCCTTTTAATGAAGATAATAACTTTTATGATATCTCTGAAGCAGAACTTGTTGCTAAAGCTTCAGAATATGTGGATAAGGGCAATATTTCAGAAGGTTTAAAATTACTACTTGAGGGTTTTAAAAAGTTTAGAAAATCAAGAGTTATACCTAAAAAACTTGGAGAAATTTTTTATTCTCAAGAACTTTACCCTTTAGCCTTAAAATATTTCAAAATTGCAAATAAGAGAGGAGATAAAAGTCACTATTTATTATCAATGATTGCTGATACTTATGCATATATGAATGAGGATAAAAAAGCTATAGAATGGTTCGAAAAATCTTTTGCTCAATATCTGTATCAACCATACAATTTTTATTCTTATATTTGGATATTATTAAAACTTGAATTGTTCGATCTTGCAAAACAGAAAATTGATCAACATTACAATTATTTTTCAGGATTTTCTTACCTTGATTCAGCTTTAGCAGTTTTATATGCTAATCTTGGTGAATACGAAAAGAGTAAATACTACTATAAAAAGGTTTTAAACTTTCCCGGAAGCTACCAAGGAACTATTTACTATAATTGGGGAATTCTCGAATACACATTTTATAATTACAATGAAGCATACTCACTATTTATGAAAACATATACAAATTCTGATATGCCTGAAGCTTTTTTAGCTCTTGGAGAAATCTATTATGCAAATTTAAACTTTGACCTTGCTAATTCTCTATTCATTGGAGGTCTTGAAAAATTACAAGCACCCTTAATTCTATATAACCTTTTTGAACTTAATAGGCTTAGAGGTTTTCATGAAAAAGCACTAGAATATGGAAAAAAAATTATCAATTACAATAATGAAAGTTGGATATATAAATATAATCTTAATAAAAATGAACATCTTGCTAATCATTATGAATTTTTATATGAGTATGCTACTTTTAAAATAAAATATGAAAAAAAATTTTTTACATTTAATTTTTTAAGTAAATTAAAAAATACTTTAAATATTATCTTTTCTCACATTCAAAAGAAATACTTTGACATTATGAAAAAATATTATAATATCAAAGTTTTAAAAAAGTACAATTTTGATTATGCTTTTATAGAATATTACAAAAGATTAATAAAAATATATGATTGGAATAAATACTTTTACTTAAAATTTTTAGAGAAACTAGATCAATATTATAAAAAATATTATGGAAATAAAACTGGAACAATTCCCTATCTCTATTTAGAATATGCTAAAAAATTTAATGATTTTAAAATTTTTAAAAAATATGAAAAAATCTTTTTAGAAAACTATGATAAGAATTATGAGAGAAATTTATATTTAAACTATCTCTTATTCAAAGTAGATATTAGTTATAAAAACAAAGACTATGTAAATTATTTCAATTCGATTCTTGAAATTTTAAAAATTAACCCGGATTCTATAAAAAATATTAATGTACCAATAGTTGGGAAAGTTCAATTTTTTAATTTGTCAAAGAAAGAAATCAAGATATTTAAAAGTTATTTAAGAAAGAAGAACTTTTTAATATTTGAAAAATTAAATTATTCAAAATATATGAAAAATATCGATATAAACATAATTTTTATTATTAACATTGAAAAAATTGATGATAATAATTACCTAATATATTTAATTAATCCATTTGAGTCATACAAGCTAAAAATAAATTATAAAAATATTTCTAAAGATAATATAGATATAATTAAAATATTTAATCCTTATTATGAATAA